The Halalkalibacter krulwichiae genome has a segment encoding these proteins:
- a CDS encoding DUF1444 domain-containing protein: MEMRQFRKEIEQRLERDGWSIVYDHKEATLRIEDREISKGITLALKPLLAKWERKEFGSIDEVVRYVEVGLEAMKNTPTLVGNEKKVFPVIRSTSFPTETNEGEALLFDEHTAETRIYYVIDQGESYTLIKESMLEGTSYTKEKLREVSMFNVRSLPQPLKEDEVAGNRFYFLRAKDGFDASRVLDQSLLEKMAKRASGQLTVAIPHQDVLIFADIVNERGYDVLAQIALQFFGEGRVPVTALPFIYENGELEPTFILAQRKPK; this comes from the coding sequence ATGGAAATGAGACAATTTCGAAAAGAAATTGAACAACGTTTAGAAAGAGATGGCTGGTCCATCGTCTATGATCATAAAGAAGCTACCTTACGCATTGAAGATAGAGAAATAAGTAAAGGAATTACATTGGCATTAAAGCCCCTTTTAGCTAAGTGGGAACGCAAAGAGTTCGGATCAATTGATGAAGTTGTTCGCTATGTTGAAGTTGGATTAGAAGCTATGAAGAACACTCCAACGCTTGTTGGAAATGAAAAGAAGGTTTTCCCTGTTATTCGCTCAACTTCCTTCCCGACAGAAACGAATGAGGGAGAAGCATTGCTTTTTGATGAACATACGGCTGAAACGAGAATTTACTATGTAATTGATCAAGGTGAATCTTATACATTAATAAAAGAATCGATGCTTGAGGGCACCTCCTATACAAAGGAGAAGCTTAGAGAAGTCTCGATGTTCAATGTTCGTTCTCTACCACAGCCGTTAAAAGAAGATGAAGTGGCGGGAAATCGGTTTTACTTTTTACGAGCGAAGGATGGATTTGATGCAAGTCGCGTACTTGATCAATCGCTTCTTGAAAAAATGGCAAAACGTGCTAGTGGCCAATTGACGGTTGCAATTCCACATCAAGATGTATTGATTTTTGCTGATATTGTTAATGAAAGAGGATATGATGTTCTAGCCCAAATTGCTCTGCAGTTTTTTGGCGAGGGGAGAGTTCCGGTTACAGCACTTCCGTTCATATATGAAAATGGAGAATTAGAACCGACTTTTATTTTAGCTCAAAGAAAACCAAAGTAG
- a CDS encoding nicotinate phosphoribosyltransferase: MKEITRKLNGEIKRLTNETFKFDERVKEGWFSAVYFLKTREIVKNHRPNNIVTMQFFQKEHAVLCGTDEVIALIRTFAKNVDELEIRSLEDGDKIKPFETVLTITGRYEDFGYLEGLIDGIFARRTSVATNVYNVAKAARHSGIQKPIIFMGDRDDHFTQQAGDGYAAFIGGSKAQATHAMNEWWGKQGMGTMPHALIQLFRGDIVEATRAYQATFPEDELMALVDYNNDVITDALKVARQFGDELKGVRIDTSRTMVDQFFCRNPEVMGSFDPRGANPTLLFALRKALDKEGFQHVKIVATGGFNAERINEYEEAGVPVDIYGVGNSLLKLNIGFTGDNVLLNGEHEAKAGRFFRDNPRLQTVE, translated from the coding sequence ATGAAAGAAATTACACGCAAATTAAATGGAGAGATAAAACGTTTAACTAACGAGACTTTTAAGTTTGATGAACGTGTCAAGGAAGGATGGTTCTCTGCGGTTTATTTTTTAAAGACAAGAGAGATTGTTAAGAACCATCGTCCTAACAATATCGTAACGATGCAATTCTTTCAAAAAGAGCATGCGGTTTTATGCGGAACCGATGAAGTAATCGCGTTAATTCGCACCTTTGCAAAGAATGTAGATGAGTTAGAGATCCGCTCATTAGAGGATGGAGATAAAATTAAGCCGTTTGAAACGGTATTAACAATTACTGGTAGATATGAAGACTTTGGTTACTTAGAAGGTCTTATTGATGGGATATTTGCACGTCGGACATCAGTAGCGACAAATGTTTATAATGTTGCTAAAGCAGCTCGGCATTCAGGTATACAAAAACCAATCATCTTTATGGGAGATCGCGATGATCACTTTACCCAACAAGCTGGTGATGGGTATGCAGCTTTTATCGGTGGATCTAAAGCACAAGCAACCCATGCGATGAATGAGTGGTGGGGTAAGCAAGGGATGGGGACGATGCCTCATGCATTAATTCAACTGTTTAGAGGAGACATTGTAGAGGCAACGAGAGCGTATCAAGCAACCTTCCCGGAAGATGAATTAATGGCACTTGTTGATTATAATAATGATGTCATCACTGATGCTTTAAAAGTGGCAAGGCAATTTGGGGACGAACTAAAAGGTGTTAGAATAGACACGTCAAGAACGATGGTTGATCAATTCTTTTGTAGAAATCCAGAAGTGATGGGATCCTTTGATCCACGAGGAGCAAACCCTACATTGTTATTTGCTCTTCGTAAAGCCCTAGACAAAGAAGGATTTCAACATGTAAAGATTGTAGCGACAGGTGGATTTAATGCTGAGAGGATTAATGAATATGAAGAAGCTGGAGTTCCGGTTGATATTTATGGAGTAGGAAATAGCCTGCTTAAATTAAACATTGGCTTCACGGGAGATAATGTCCTTTTAAATGGTGAACATGAAGCAAAAGCTGGACGGTTCTTCCGAGATAATCCTAGACTGCAAACTGTTGAATAA
- a CDS encoding DNA translocase FtsK, protein MGMLNQWIKKLQHLFAGDLDETTEHERARERVEQPVHSSHTYGRFESDKRKNESKVVYQYPKAGKFRFPVIDDGPMQKIRTEQETRVKRTHNRRNFREEEVSKAKDEGNKERIPKVERTSSPKPERTSSPKPEFKLSSIPSPVYGFQSRESTKSVMSDSLSVLPFQVQETSMDIQPEVMEKVLMRAEIEKVPSVGQKDKPLEFNEDFQDTAQIKEKKEDRNLIKETEVPSQGRADDTRNEEIVETLPKEQVEAEQLIEEDLEVFSQKDEQQGQLEKLKETKHEEDTEQAIESISKFVASRFPEEKTPFEPIEQEEQGDISFAIEEEVEGQLDKVAATISAPEPVLQSKPTPKQTQPEEQEISQRKTSSDKVKKTAVPFNVMMLPQDRNRTQATKSTTVESESKYLYPSIQLLNYPETEEQDDSAWLKEQGELLEETLQSFHVDAKVVHATKGPSVTRFEIQPGRGVKVTKVTGLTDDMKLALAAKDIRIEAPIPGKNTIGIEVPNRTSTPVFLREILRRASFVRSDSPLTVALGLDISGQPIVTDLKKMPHGLVAGATGSGKSVCINSMLVSLLFKANPDEVKLMLIDPKMVELAPYNGLPHLVTPVITDAKQATAALKWVVLEMERRYELFSQKGVRDVGRYNEIYSDTPEKPALPYILVVIDELADLMMVSPSEVEDSICRIAQKARACGIHLLLATQRPSVDVITGLIKANIPTRIAFSVSSQTDSRTILDMGGAERLLGRGDMLFHENGSPKPVRVQGTFVSDQEIEDVVAHVKKQREPAYLFESEQLKHVTEEVDDEHFEEACYFVIEQGSASASSLQRKFRVGYNRAARLIDLMEERGIVSEAMGSKPRHVLVDVIELEEILHYQEG, encoded by the coding sequence ATGGGGATGTTGAATCAATGGATAAAGAAGCTTCAGCACTTATTTGCTGGGGACCTTGATGAAACGACGGAGCATGAGAGAGCAAGAGAAAGAGTCGAACAACCTGTCCATTCATCACATACATATGGAAGATTTGAATCGGATAAAAGGAAAAATGAATCGAAAGTGGTATATCAATATCCGAAAGCTGGGAAATTTCGCTTTCCTGTTATTGATGATGGCCCAATGCAAAAGATTCGCACAGAGCAAGAGACGAGAGTGAAGAGAACACATAACCGAAGGAATTTCAGAGAGGAAGAGGTCAGTAAAGCAAAAGATGAAGGGAACAAAGAGAGAATTCCAAAAGTAGAACGGACAAGTTCTCCTAAACCAGAACGGACTAGCTCTCCTAAACCAGAATTTAAGCTTTCGTCCATTCCATCACCAGTGTATGGGTTTCAGTCACGTGAATCGACTAAAAGCGTTATGAGTGATAGTTTGTCCGTGTTACCTTTTCAAGTTCAAGAAACGAGCATGGACATACAGCCTGAAGTCATGGAAAAAGTACTAATGAGAGCAGAAATAGAAAAGGTCCCATCAGTTGGTCAAAAGGACAAGCCCTTGGAATTTAACGAAGATTTTCAAGACACTGCTCAGATAAAGGAGAAAAAGGAAGATCGAAATCTTATCAAAGAAACAGAGGTTCCTTCACAAGGCAGAGCGGACGATACAAGGAATGAAGAGATAGTCGAAACACTTCCAAAAGAGCAAGTGGAAGCGGAGCAATTAATTGAGGAAGACCTTGAAGTCTTTAGTCAGAAAGATGAACAACAGGGACAATTAGAAAAGCTGAAGGAAACAAAGCATGAAGAGGATACTGAACAAGCGATTGAATCGATCTCGAAATTTGTTGCTTCACGTTTTCCAGAAGAGAAAACACCTTTTGAACCAATAGAGCAAGAAGAGCAAGGAGACATTTCATTTGCAATAGAAGAGGAAGTAGAAGGTCAACTAGATAAAGTTGCAGCAACAATTTCAGCTCCTGAACCAGTTCTACAGTCGAAGCCGACACCTAAACAAACACAGCCAGAGGAACAAGAAATCTCTCAAAGAAAAACGAGCTCTGATAAGGTAAAGAAAACGGCTGTTCCTTTTAATGTGATGATGCTACCTCAAGATCGTAATCGTACGCAGGCTACAAAGTCGACAACTGTTGAATCTGAATCTAAGTACCTCTATCCAAGTATTCAATTGCTGAATTATCCTGAAACAGAAGAACAAGATGACTCAGCTTGGCTCAAAGAGCAAGGAGAATTATTAGAGGAAACACTACAAAGTTTTCACGTAGATGCAAAAGTAGTACATGCAACAAAAGGTCCTTCTGTTACTCGCTTTGAGATTCAACCTGGGCGTGGTGTGAAAGTAACGAAGGTTACAGGATTGACTGATGACATGAAGCTTGCCTTAGCGGCTAAGGATATTAGAATTGAAGCTCCTATTCCTGGTAAGAACACGATTGGAATAGAAGTGCCAAATAGAACTTCGACACCAGTCTTTCTAAGAGAAATATTAAGAAGAGCATCATTTGTTCGTTCTGATTCTCCTTTAACAGTTGCATTAGGTCTTGATATTTCGGGGCAGCCAATCGTGACTGATTTAAAAAAGATGCCGCACGGACTCGTTGCAGGAGCCACTGGGTCAGGAAAAAGTGTTTGCATTAACTCTATGTTAGTAAGCTTGCTGTTTAAAGCCAACCCAGATGAAGTGAAATTAATGTTGATTGATCCAAAAATGGTAGAGCTTGCTCCTTATAATGGATTGCCACATTTAGTAACACCGGTTATCACAGATGCTAAACAAGCAACTGCAGCACTTAAGTGGGTTGTTTTAGAGATGGAAAGAAGGTACGAATTATTTAGTCAAAAAGGTGTTAGAGATGTTGGTAGATACAATGAAATTTATTCGGATACACCAGAAAAACCTGCTTTACCGTACATTTTAGTTGTCATTGATGAATTAGCTGATTTAATGATGGTATCTCCTTCAGAAGTTGAAGATTCTATTTGTCGAATTGCTCAAAAAGCTAGAGCTTGTGGCATTCACTTATTGCTTGCTACTCAAAGGCCTTCGGTTGACGTCATTACTGGTTTGATTAAGGCTAATATTCCAACAAGAATTGCGTTTTCTGTATCTTCTCAAACGGATTCGAGAACGATTCTTGATATGGGAGGAGCGGAGCGTTTATTAGGCCGAGGGGATATGCTATTTCATGAAAATGGTTCACCGAAGCCGGTTCGAGTACAAGGCACATTTGTTTCTGATCAAGAGATTGAAGATGTAGTCGCTCATGTTAAAAAGCAAAGAGAACCAGCTTACTTATTTGAATCAGAGCAATTAAAGCACGTTACAGAAGAAGTAGATGATGAACATTTTGAAGAAGCTTGTTATTTTGTGATCGAGCAAGGGTCTGCTTCAGCATCTAGTTTGCAGAGGAAGTTTAGAGTAGGATATAACCGTGCAGCTAGATTAATAGACCTAATGGAAGAGCGTGGAATTGTGTCAGAAGCGATGGGAAGCAAACCGCGACATGTACTAGTAGATGTAATTGAACTCGAAGAAATCTTGCATTACCAAGAAGGATAA